The genomic interval ACCACATTCAATCGCTAATTGATAGTCTCCTGACATTCCCATCGAAATGGTATTGAGATTACAATGTACAGGATTTTGTGCTTTTAAATTGTCGAAAATCGATTTTAAATGCGTGAATTCCTTTTTTACTTGGTTTTGGTTGTCAGTAAATGTTGCCATTCCCATTACGCCTAGAATTCGGATGTTTTGCATTGCTGAAAATTCGGGTGAAGCTATAATTTCGTTGAGTTCTTGCTCGTCCAAGCCAAATTTAGTTTCTTCCTTTGCAATGTGAAATTGTAATAAGCAATCAATAATTCTGTTGTTTTTGGCGGCTTGTTTGTTGATTTCTTTTAGTAGCTTGAAACTATCTACACCATGAATCAAACTCACAAAAGGAGCCATGTATTTTACTTTGTTCGTTTGTACGTGTCCAATCATGTGCCATTGAATGTCCTTTGGCATTTCTTCCCATTTGTCTGCCATTTCTTGGATTTTGTTCTCTCCAAAAACACGCTGGTTAGCTTCATAAGCTTCAGTTAAGTCGCTTATTGGCTTAGTTTTAGATACCGCAACTAAAGTAACAGTTTCAGGTAATGTAGATTGTATATGTTGTAAGTTCTGGGCTATTGTCATTGTGTATATTTTTTATCGCATTAGAATTTTATTCCAAATTGATTTTATTTAACTTCTAAGATTTCTCTAATCTGTGTTCCAAAAAGGATGTATTCGAGTTTAAAGATTTTATTGAGTAACAAATTAAAAATCTCTTTTTATTTCTAATATTTCTCCAATCTGTGTTCCAAAAAAAAGATTATTTAGAAAACTGCTTCGAAACCTTTTCAGCTTTTTTGCTTTCACGGTAATCATAAAAACCTTCTCCAGATTTTACTCCCAGTTTTTTAGCATTCACCATATTGACTAATAAGGGGCAAGGTGCATATTTAGGATTTTTAAAGCCATCATGCATCACATTCATGATTGATAAACACACATCAAGACCAATAAAATCGGCTAATTGTAGCGGTCCCATTGGGTGACTCATTCCGAGTTTCATCACAGCATCAATTTCATGAACTCCTGCTACTTGATTGTAAAGCGTTTCAATCGCTTCGTTAATCATGGGCATCAAAATTCTATTGGCAACAAACCCAGGGTAATCTTGAACTGTTACCGCTGTTTTTTCAAGTTTTTTAGCTAAGGCTAAAGTAATTTCAACCACTTCGTCACTCGTATTATATCCTTTAATCACTTCTACCAAAGGCATTAGCGGAACAGGATTCATAAAATGCATTCCTATCACGCGCTCTGGATGTGCCACGACTGCTGCAATTTGAGTAATCGAAATAGATGAAGTATTCGTTGCGAAAATCGTATTATGAGGACAAAATTCATTTAACTGCTTAAAAATAGCCAGTTTTAAATCTAGGTCTTCAGTCGCCGCTTCAATCACAAAATCTACTCCCGTAACGCCATCTTTCATGTCGGTATAGGTGATGATATTGGTAATTGTTTTAGCAAAAATATCAGTAGTGATGGTGCCTTTGGTGACCATGCGATTCAAATTATTAGCTATGGTTTCCATGGCTCTGTCCAAAGCTTTTTCCGAAACATCAATTAATTTGACTACAAAACCATTTTGAGCAAAAGTATGTGCAATTCCGTTGCCCATTGTTCCAGCACCAATTATAGCTATTGTTTTCATTCTCTGAATTTGTTTAAAGTTAAAAAGTTTAAAGTTTAAAGTACTCATCAGCAACCTTAAACCTTAAACTTTAAACTAAATTTTTATATTTATTTCTTAAAACAATCAATAATTTGATAAGCAATTCGCAATGCTTCTGTAGCTTGTTCAAGCGTAACTACCGGTTCCGTATCGTCAATAATGGCACCCGCAAAACTTTCTAATTCGTCCAGAATAGCGTTATTTTGATTCACATCCGGATTTGAGAAATAGATTTGTTTTTTTACACCTTCGGCATTTTGTAAAATCATATCAAAATCACCTGGATTTTCAGGTGCATCTTTCATTTTTACCACCTCACATTTTTTCTCCAAGAAATCAACCGAGATGTAAGCGTCTTTTTGAAAAAACCGACTCTTACGCATGTTTTTTAACGAAATACGGCTCGCAGTTAAGTTTGCTACACATCCGTTTTCAAATTCCAAACGAGCATTAGCAATATCTGGAGTCTCACTAATAACTGATACGCCACTAGCAGAAACATTTTTTACTGGAGAATTCACAACGCTCAAAATCGCGTCAATATCGTGAATCATCAAGTCTAAAACTACAGGAACGTCTGTTCCTCTAGGATTGAATTCCGCCAATCTATGCGTTTCTATAAACATCGGATTTTCAATCATGTTTTTAGTCGCAATGAATGCAGGATTGAAACGCTCTACATGTCCCACTTGTCCTTTTACGTTGTATTCCTGGGCAAGTGCAATGATTTCCTCGGCTTCTTCCACTGTATTCGAAATTGGTTTTTCGATAAAAACATGCTTTCCAGATTTGATAGCCGCTCGTGCACATTTATAGTGGGAAAGTGTAGGAGTCACAATATCTATCACATCTACAGCGTGAATTAGTTTAGCAATAGTTTCAAAATGCTTATATCCAAATTCCTTTGAAATCTTCTCTGCATTTTCTTGATTAGGGTCGTAAAAACCCACCAATTCATATTTTTCAGATTGTTGTAATAATCGCAAATGTATTTTTCCTAGATGACCAGCACCTAATACTCCAATTTTCAGCATAATGATGTAATTTCTACAAAAATAACAATTATAAACTAACATCAAACAGCTATTCACTACAAATATCTACCAAAATTCATTTCATTTCGATAGTTATTTGGGTGCCCCAGAAGTATCGGAGCTCTCCAGAAAAAAGCACCAGTTCAGTTTACGCTTATAAGTTTTTTTTGGCTGCTGTCGTACTATCCGGATCCGACACGGCGGATGGCTTTTATCACTCTCACGAGGTACAGGTTCTCCAAATATCTATATATCTAAAAGATCAATCTATTTATCTCCATGAACTCCAATAGCTTATAACGAACATCAAAAATAACGGCTAATTGTTAAAAACAGCTTTCATTTGAATCCATAATATTAGAAATTCTTTCCTATTTTTACCAAATATAAATACCTCACATTGAAAGACACCGCCAAACATCAAGGACTTCGAAATCAACTAGTAAACGTTTTACACGAAAAAGGAATTACAGATAAAAATGTTTTAGAAGCCATAAAAAAGATTCCAAGACACCTTTTTCTGAATTCTAGTTTTGAAGATTACGCTTATCAAGACAAAGCATTTCCTATTGGTGCAGGGCAAACGATATCACAACCTTATACCGTAGCTTTTCAATCCCAATTATTAGAAATTCAAAAAGACCATAAAATTTTAGAAATAGGTACGGGGTCAGGATATCAAACCGCTGTTTTGTGTGTGATGGGAGCAAAAGTGTTTAGTATTGAAAGACAAAATGAGTTATTCAAACAAACGTCTGCGTTATTGCCCAAATTAGGAATTCGTCCTAAGCACCTCACTTTTGGTGATGGTTACAAAGGATTACCTGGTTTCGCACCATTCGACAGTATTATTGTAACAGCTGGAGCCCCTTTTATTCCCAAACCACTCATGGCACAGTTAAAAATAGGAGGTAGGCTTGTTATTCCATTAGGAGATGAAGTTCAAATAATGACGTTGCTAATTCGTAAAAACGAAACCCAATTTGAAAAACATGAACTAGGAGAATGTAAATTTGTCCCTTTACTAGAAGATAAAAATTAAGTTTGCTAAATTTGAGAGATTTTTTTTGGACACGAACCTGTCTGCCTATAGATCGATTACACGAATTGCCACCAATTAATTTAATAAACTCGTTCGTCATTAAATTAAAAAATCCGTTTAATCCACCTCCCATTTCACGTCACAATTAAAACACAAAAGCCGTTCGCAAAACGAATGGCTTTTCTTACTGCCCAATAATCCCGATATAACGCTCTAAAGATTCTTTTTCTATTTGAGCGATAAATAACAAAAAATCTTCTTTATTATTTTGTGTTTGGGCCGTTTCTAGTGATTGATAATAACGCATCCTATTGTCATAATCACCTTTAATATTAGCAATCACATAACCATGTTGCAATAAAATCAAGTTCATCACCAAACGAGAAGTTCTACCATTACCATCAATAAAAGGATGAATAGTAACCAGTCGCTCATGCATCTCAGCCGCCAAAACTACAGGATGAAGGTTGTTTTTATGGGTTTCATACCAAATGTAGAAGTCTTCCATATCCTTGGCAACCATATAAGGCTGTGGTGGCAAATAACTACTTCCTTTGATCATTACTTGTACTTTTTTTCTATAACGTCCAGCATCTTCGGGATTAATCCCTCTTAAAATCAAGTTATGAATAGACAATACTTCTCTTTCATTCAAGGAGCTGTTTTTCTCCATCAAATGTTTGATGTGGGCTATGGCTTCTTGATGGTTAATCGCTTCAAGGTGTTCTCGCATGCTTTTTCCAGAAATGGTCAATCCTTCATTGATAACCAAATCGGTTTCACGAAGCGTAAGTGTGTTACCTTCAATACGATTACTTTCAAATGTATATTCAAGTTCTAAGGCTTGTGCAATCCTATAACTATCAAATTGGCGAAATTGATCTAATTTTTTTTTCAAAGCATCAATTTCATCCAATACTACTTGTAGTTGTTTTGAAATAATATTATTCGTGGCGCTTCTTAGGTATTTGATTTCTTCTTCGGCTTCTTTTAAAGCTTTTAAGGCTAGTGCATCGTCGCCAATTTCATAAAGGATTTTTTCTTTTAACCAAGCCACCATCAATGTCTCATAGCTAATTTCTAGAATTGTCGACAGTTTTAAAACTTGGTCTTTAGTTGGTTTACGAGTGCCGCTTTCAAACTTACTTACTAATGCTTGGTCTATACCCATCATTTGGGCCAGTTCTCTTGTTTTGAGTCCTTTTTGTTCTCTAGCTGTTTTTAGTAAGGTTCTCATAATTTATATTATTTTTGCACTTAAAAAGTGTCATGACAAATTTAGTCATATTTTATAAGTAAAAAAAACATTACCCAATTTTAATTAAATAATGTTCTAATTTATAGCTATTTATATATTTTCTTGATTCGGTCTAAATCTCTTTTGGTATCTTGTTCTTTCAAAGATTCTCTTTTGTCATAGGTTTTCTTACCTCTACAAAGACCTATTTCTAATTTGGCTAATCCTTTTTCGTTAGTAAATAGTCGTAAAGGAACTATTGTGAGTCCTTTGGATTCCACGGCACGGCTTAAAGTTTTAAGCTCTTTTTTGTTAAGTAAAAGTTTCCTTTCGCTACGTGCTTTGTGATTGAATTGATTACCAAAGGTATATTCTTCAATGTAAGTATTAATAGCAAAAAGTTCAGAGTTACTAAATTCACAAAAACTTTCGGTGATATTGGCTTTACCCAAACGGATGGATTTGATCTCAGTTCCTGCCAAAACAATTCCAGCAGTATATTTTTCGATTATTTCATAATCAAATCGAGCGCGTTTATTAAGTATGTTAACAGTTTTTAGCATAGGTTTGCAAATGTAGGAACATTTAGTAAAAGTCCACAACTTTTTAACGAAATTGAATTAAATTTGTAAAATGGAAAAACAAACTTCAAAAGATCCGCTTCACGGAATCACTTTAAAAGTCATCGTAGAACAGTTAGTCGCTTTTTACGGATTCGATACTTTGAGTGAATTAGTCAACATTAAATGCTTTAAAAGTAACCCATCAGTAAATTCATCGCTTACTTTTTTACGGAAAACTGATTGGGCCCGTCAAAAAGTTGAGGAATTATACATTAATACTTTACCCAAATTTTAAACGATTTCAATAGTATATTTCGATTGAAAGTTTTGTTTGGCTTCTAATGTTAGAATGCCTTCTTTCTCAGAAATATTTCCTGTACAATCAACCGTGTCGGCATAACCCAACCATGGTTCAATGCATAAAAACGGAGCATTCACCATTGTCCAAATTCCTAAACTCGGAAAATCGTCGTAATGTACTCTTAGTAAAGCTTTTTGATTTTCTAAAATACTTAAAGTTTTAGATGCTAAAGATTTAAAAATTAAAGCATCATTTTCAAACAATTGGTACAATAGAGCTATCGAATTGTCATTTTTTAAAGGTAGTTTTTTGGTTGTATTTGCAATTAAGTTATTTTCTAATAAATGATAATTCAAAGATTCCTTTTTACTAAATTGAATAGAATAGTCCTCAAATTTCTTGGGTAACGCAAAGGCAGGATGCGCTCCAATAGAAAATGGCATCTTAAAATCATTGCGATTGATTACCTTATATTCGATATGAAGACTTTTTTCTTCCAGAGTATAAATAATTTGTAATTCAAATTCAAAAGGATAATTCAGTAAAGTATTTTCATTGGATTGAATTGAAAAAACAGCTCTCGAATCGCTTTTTTCGATTATATTAAATTCCATTTCTCTCGCAAAACCATGTCTAGAGAGTTTGTATTCTTTACCGTTATATTCATAAGTGTCTTTTTTCAAGGCTCCAACAATAGGAAAAAGTACTGGAGAATGTTTACTCCAAAACTCAGGATTTCCTTCCCAGATATATTCTGTGTTTTCGTTGTTTTTTATGGAGATTAATTCCGCACCAAATGAATTTATTTGAGCAGATATAAATGTGTTATGAAGTGATATTTTCAAAGGAATGAGATTAATTTTTATAAAGAAATATTAAAAATAAGCCAAAATACAGTTATAGATTTCAAATATAAGTCTTCTGTCCAATTTTTTTTCATTAATTTGTTTTTCAAAATTGAGTTTTATGAATAGAATCAAGTGTACAACCATAATTTATATGGGGTTATTTTTAGTCAGTTCAATATCTTGGGGGCAACAAGCAGCTTTGCCAACGTCAGAATATAATTATAATGAGGCTTTTGCTTCTAATTTTTATACGAATAACGGAACAATGACACGCTCGTCAAGTGGACAACCAGGTGTTGCTTATTGGCAAAATCGAGCGGATTATCAATTGACAGCGAAATTAAACGAACAGAAGAACGAAATTGCAGGAACAGCGGTTATCAATTACACTAACAATAGTCCTGATAAATTATCTTTTTTATGGTTAAATCTAGATCAAAATTTATTCAAAGCCGATTCAAGAGGTCAAGCAGTTGTTCCTGTAACAGGTAGTCGTAACGGAGCACAAGGGCAGATTTTTGATGGAGGTCATAAAATTAAATCGGTAAAAGCAATTTTTACATCTAAAAGAAAAATGACCGAAACTGAAGTAAAGTTTCTAGTTACAGATACTCGCATGCAAGTTTTTCTTCCGTCTGAATTAAATTCAAAAGGTGGTGCGGTAAAACTAAAAATAGATTTCTCCTATATTTCTCCGAAGCAAGGTTCAGATAGAACTGGAGTATTAGAAACCAAAAATGGTAAAATTTTCACCATTGCGCAGTGGTATCCCCGTATGTGTGTCTATGATGATGTAAGAGGGTGGAACACTAATCCTTATTTAGGGGCAGCTGAGTTTTATTTAGAATATGGAGATTTTGATATTAATATTACTGCTCCAGCCAATCATTTTGTGGTATGTTCGGGAGATTTATTAAATACAAAATCCGTTTATACTACTGCTGAACAAAACCGATTAGCACAAGCAAAGGCGAGTGATAAAACGGTTTTTATCCGAACTGTCGAGGAAGTAGAAGCAAATGTAAAAACAGTCGCTACAACTACAAAAACCTGGCATTTTGTAATTAAAAATGCTCGTGATGTTTCTTGGGCATCTTCTGCTGCATTTATTGTTGATGCGGCTAAAATCAATTTACCGTCTGGCAAAAAATCATTGGCAATTTCAACTTACCCTTTAGAAAGTTCAGGAGATGCGGCTTGGGGAAGATCTACCGAATATACAAAAGGCGCCATAGAACATTATTCTAAGAAATGGTTTGAGTATCCTTATCCAACTGCTATAAATGTAGCGGGTAACGAAGGAGGAATGGAATATCCTGGTATCGTTTTTTGTAATTGGGAGTCCAAAGGGGAACGTTTATGGGGGGTTACAGATCACGAATTTGGACACACTTGGTTTCCTATGATTGTAGGTTCTAACGAACGTCTTTTTGGATGGATGGACGAAGGATTGAATAGTTTTATCAATACCTTAAGTGGCGAAGAATTCAACAATGGAGAATATAAAGACGAAAAAGATGATTTACATAAAAGCGCGGATTATTTCACAAATGAAAAGTTAGAGTCTGTAATGAGTTCTCCTGACAATATGAAGGAAGCGAATATTGGGACTTTGTTATATGCAAAACCGAGTGCTGCTTTAAATATTCTGAGAGAACAAGTACTAGGTAAAGAACGTTTTGACTTGGCTTTTCGCACTTATATTGATCGTTGGGCTTTCAAACATCCACGTCCAGAAGATTTTTTTAGAACTATGGAAAACGCTTCAGGGGAAGATTTAGGGTGGTTTTGGCGTGCCTGGTTTATCAATAATTGGCGATTTGACCAAGGTGTAACGACTGTCAAATATTTGAAAAATGATCCTGCCAAAGGAGCAATTATCACCATTGAAAATTTAGAACAAATGGTACTTCCAGTGGTTTTGGATATAAAAACCAAATCAGGAAAAATTACTCGCGTGAATTTACCAGTTGAAATTTGGCAAAAAAATAAGCAATGGTCATTCAAACAAAATACGACTGAGGAAATAGAGAGTATTATTTTAGATCCTGACCATGTTTTTCCAGATTATAACGTGTCCAATAATATTTGGTCTAGTGCTACTGGAACAATAGAAAAAGACATTATTTTAGATGGTTATTTAGGGACGTATAGCAATTCTAAAGCTCCAATTAAAATTGTAATGACTGAGAAAGCGAACACGATTAGTGTAGATATAACAGGGTATCCTAAGTTTACATTAGCTTCTGTTGGTAAAGATTTATTTGAATCTAAAGCTGCAGGACTTAAATTTCAATTCAATGAAAAATTATCTGGATTTGATATGATCTTAAACGATGGACAAAAGATTCCTTTTACAAAAGATAAATAGTTAGTAATGTCTATAAAAGAAAATACCAGCCGTCGAGCTGGTATTTTTTTTTGGTTTATATCTAAGCCGGAATCTGTTGGCTTAAACAATGTAAAGTCCCAAATCCCCATATCAAATCAATGGCGCTAATGCCTATAATTTCTCGGTCTGGGAAACATTCTGCTAGTATGTTGAGTGCTTTTCTGTCGTTCGCATCATTAAAAGTGGGAACTAAAACACATTTGTTCAATATCAAAAAGTTGGCATAACTAGCTGGCAAACGCAAATCTTCAAAATCCAAACGCTTTGGCATTGGCAAGGTTACAATCACTGGCGATTCACCATTCTCTAGTTTTGCATTCTGCAAACGCTTCAAGTTGTCTTGCAAAGGTTTGTAGTTGGCATCATTTTTATCCGTTTCTACTATGGTTACAATCGTGTCGTCATTTATAAAACGTGCTAAATCATCAATATGACCGTGTGTGTCATCACCTTCAACTCCATCACCCAACCAAATTACATTGGTTACGCCCAAATATTCTTTAAAAACAGCCTCATAATCGTCCTTGGTAAATCCTTCATTTCGAACTTGAATACTCGGATGCATCAGACATTCCTCAGAAGTCAAAAGTGTTCCGCAACCGTTCACATCAATAGCGCCACCTTCTACAATTACAGGTTTGCCTTTGTACATCACTTGTGTTAAGGGAATTTGCAAAAAGTCAGTTACTTTTTCGGGTACATGCTTGTCTAATTGGTGATTTTTGTATTTCGCCCAACCGTTAAAGTTGAAGTTTAAACCTTCTCTTTTTCCGTCGTTATAGACTACAATCGGCCCCGAATCTCGCATCCAACTGCGGTTGGTTTTATGAATAATATAGGATACTTGTTCCAAATTGACACGGGCACGTTCGAGCATATCGGCTACTTTGGACTTTAATTTTTCGTCAGCCACTACCAAAAATACTTTTTCGTAAGTCGCTACTTTTTTAATAAACTCTACAAAAGCCCATTGAACTGCCTCGTATTTTCCTGGCCAATCGTTTCCGTTATGTGGAAAACAAAGTAAAATTCCATCTTGTTTTTCCCATTCTGCAGGGAAACGTCTGTTTGTAGTTGTCATAAAAAGTGGGTGCAATTATTTGAACGCAAATATAAGCATTCACAAGGATTATAAAAATGAACCTCCTTTTTTTTAGGAGCTATTCTCGCTATCCGCTACAATCTTTTTTGAGACAGAAAAAGTATCAAAAAAGGATTTCCACTACTATCAAGGCTAGGGGAGTTGTTTAGGGAAAATGCATAGATCTTTTTTTGACACGAATTGCACAAATTTGCACAAATCCCCATAATTCTTAAAACAATAATTTCATAAATTTTATCTACTTAGCGTTAATTCGTGGGATTTTATACTTTCAAATTCTATCTAATAAAATATTTTTAACCGCAAGGGACGGAAAGAATGATTTTATCTTGTCTGTAAAAAACGCAATGAACGCAAAGCTTTGTGTCCCTTGCGTAATGCTTAGCGTACTTAGCGTTTAAAAGTTAGTAACCCTTTGTCAAAATCCCAAACGCACTTTCTTTAAATTCGTGTCTTCTTTTTTAAATCCCACTTTACATTAGGTTAACAGGAGCGTTTTCAACTTAAAGATTTTATAATATTTAGATAATCAAAACCCATGATTCGAAATCTATTTTTGCCCGAAACAAAAAATAGAAAACATGAAAAATTTTGGTATTTCAGTATTAACTGCGCTTTTTATCTTAACGAGTTGTGAGAAAGATACAGTTGAAGGCAGCGATAATCAAGAAATGGAAGTAAATGAAGATGCAGCCACATTTGCAGAAATTGGAAGTATCACCATTGGTGGTGAAGGCGCTGCCGAAATAAGTGCGTATGACGAAACGACTAAAAAGCTATTCACGGTAAACAATAGCGGAACGAATCAAATTGATGTAGTAGATTTGACTGACCCAACAAACCCAAAAAAATTAACGGCAATTAGTCTAGCGACCTATAATGGAGCATCAAACAGTGTGGCTACTTACGGAGGGAAACTTGCTGTAGCGCTAGAATCTACTATTGATAAACAAGCAAACGGAAAAGTAGTGGTTTTTAACACGGCTGATAATACTTTAGTTAAAGAGATTACGGTTGGTGCTTTGCCAGATATGGTAGCTTTCTCCCCTGATGGAAAATGGTTGATGAGTGCAAACGAGGGAGAACCAAATGCAGATTATACGGTTGACCCTGAGGGTTCTATTTCTATAATTGATATGGCAAATAATTACGCAGTTACGACCTTGAACTTTGCAGGTTTCGAAAGTCAGTTGGCGATTTTGCGAACAAAAGGTTTTAGAATTTCCAAAACTGCTAAAAGTTTTGCAGCCGATATCGAACCAGAATACATTACAATTTCTGCTGATTCTAAAACTGCTTGGGTAACATTACAGGAAAACAATGGTGTGGCAAAAGTAGATTTGACATCAAAAACGATTTCAGCAATTTTTGGATTGGGGTACAAAGATTTTAACTCTACTGCAAACGGAATAGATATTAGTGATAAAGACGGAAGTATAGTATTTAACTCTTGGAAAGTAAAAGGAATGTTTATGCCAGATGCTATTACCAGTTATGCTGTTAATGGAACGCCTTATTTTATTACAGCCAACGAAGGTGACGCTAGAGAATACGGAAGTTATGCAGATGTAAAAAGATTGGCTAAAATGACTTTTGACCCAACGGCTTTTCCAGACGCAGCGAGTTTTAAAGCAGATGACAAAATGGGACGTTTGAACTTGATTTCAACAGAAGGAGATATAGACGGTGATGGCGATTTGGATGAATTGATTTGCTTTGGAGCACGTTCATTCACAATTTGGAATGGTAACACAGGAAGTTTAGTTTTTGACAGTAAAAACGATATAGACAAACGTTCAAACGATTTTGGAACTTATGATGATGGTCGTAGTGATGATAAAGGATCTGAACCTGAATCAGTAGTTGTGGCTAAAATGGGAAGTAAAAACATTTTGTTTGTAGGACTAGAAAGAGCAGATACAGTGGTTGTGTATGATATTACAAATCCATCAGCTCCAATATACTTGCAAACTATCAAAACGGGAGATGCACCAGAAGGATTGCTTTTTATTCCAGCATCTAAAAGTCCAACAAAAAGAAGTTTATTGGTGGTGAGTAGTGAAGGAGATGGACAAGTAAAACTATTTCAACCTAACTTGAAATAATAGAGTATATTATTTTTTTAAGGGGTGAAATCAACTTTTTGATGTGTTGGTTTTGCTTGATTACAAAGATATGGCCTGGAAACAATTGAAGCGATTGCTGAACTTGTTTCCAGGCTTATTACATCACCTTATTTATTTTCTGAACGTTGTATTAATTGAATCTAGTTAAAGAAAAAATTATAATATTCTTATTTTATTTAACGTATAGTCAATCAATTTCTCAATAGCTAAGTTAGGGGCACTACTAAAAGTTCCGTTAGTACGATTAGCTATAATAGCGTTTAGTGAAATAGCATGATGTCCCAGTAAAGCTGAAAGTCCATATATAGCAGCTGTTTCCATTTCGAGATTGGTAATGTTATTTTCGACGTAACTAAAACTATCCATTTTTTTGTTTAAATTATTGTCCTGAATCACCAATCGTAAAATGCGTCCTTGAGGACCGTAAAATCCACCCGCGGTTGCTGTAATTCCTTTAAATATTATTGGGTTTTCAAAATGTTTTTCAAGCTTTTCTGAGCAAGCTACTGCATAAGGCCTTCCTTTATCACTGTCCCAATTTGTATGTTTTATAAAAGCATTTTCCAGATCTGGAATGGTAATATAATCTGTTTGATAGGAGCGAAGCATGTTATCTAGTCCTAGTCCTATTTTTGACATCACAAAGCTATCTACAGGAATCCCTACTTGCAACGAACCTGAAGTACCGATACGAACAATATTTAAAGAGGTGAGTTTCTCTTTTATTTTACGAGTTTCTAAATTTATATTAACCAAAGCATCCAGTTCATTCAAGACAATATCGATATTGTCAGCACCAATTCCTGTTGAAATAACAGTGAGTCTTTTTCCTTTATAAATTCCAGTCTGAGTTTTGAATTCTCTTTTTTGAGTCGAAAATTCTATTAAATCAAATAGTTGTGTAATTTTTTCCACCCGATCAGGATCGCCAACGAATATAATGTCGTGGGCAATATTTTCTGGTTTGAGGTTTAGGTGGTACACACTTCTGTCAGGGTTCAATATCAATTCTGATGCTGCTATCATTTTATATAAATATTAACCACCTACACGTTTTACTTTAAAGCCTTTTT from Flavobacterium ovatum carries:
- a CDS encoding nucleoside phosphorylase, coding for MIAASELILNPDRSVYHLNLKPENIAHDIIFVGDPDRVEKITQLFDLIEFSTQKREFKTQTGIYKGKRLTVISTGIGADNIDIVLNELDALVNINLETRKIKEKLTSLNIVRIGTSGSLQVGIPVDSFVMSKIGLGLDNMLRSYQTDYITIPDLENAFIKHTNWDSDKGRPYAVACSEKLEKHFENPIIFKGITATAGGFYGPQGRILRLVIQDNNLNKKMDSFSYVENNITNLEMETAAIYGLSALLGHHAISLNAIIANRTNGTFSSAPNLAIEKLIDYTLNKIRIL
- a CDS encoding agmatine deiminase family protein; the encoded protein is MTTTNRRFPAEWEKQDGILLCFPHNGNDWPGKYEAVQWAFVEFIKKVATYEKVFLVVADEKLKSKVADMLERARVNLEQVSYIIHKTNRSWMRDSGPIVVYNDGKREGLNFNFNGWAKYKNHQLDKHVPEKVTDFLQIPLTQVMYKGKPVIVEGGAIDVNGCGTLLTSEECLMHPSIQVRNEGFTKDDYEAVFKEYLGVTNVIWLGDGVEGDDTHGHIDDLARFINDDTIVTIVETDKNDANYKPLQDNLKRLQNAKLENGESPVIVTLPMPKRLDFEDLRLPASYANFLILNKCVLVPTFNDANDRKALNILAECFPDREIIGISAIDLIWGFGTLHCLSQQIPA
- a CDS encoding M1 family metallopeptidase, which gives rise to MGLFLVSSISWGQQAALPTSEYNYNEAFASNFYTNNGTMTRSSSGQPGVAYWQNRADYQLTAKLNEQKNEIAGTAVINYTNNSPDKLSFLWLNLDQNLFKADSRGQAVVPVTGSRNGAQGQIFDGGHKIKSVKAIFTSKRKMTETEVKFLVTDTRMQVFLPSELNSKGGAVKLKIDFSYISPKQGSDRTGVLETKNGKIFTIAQWYPRMCVYDDVRGWNTNPYLGAAEFYLEYGDFDINITAPANHFVVCSGDLLNTKSVYTTAEQNRLAQAKASDKTVFIRTVEEVEANVKTVATTTKTWHFVIKNARDVSWASSAAFIVDAAKINLPSGKKSLAISTYPLESSGDAAWGRSTEYTKGAIEHYSKKWFEYPYPTAINVAGNEGGMEYPGIVFCNWESKGERLWGVTDHEFGHTWFPMIVGSNERLFGWMDEGLNSFINTLSGEEFNNGEYKDEKDDLHKSADYFTNEKLESVMSSPDNMKEANIGTLLYAKPSAALNILREQVLGKERFDLAFRTYIDRWAFKHPRPEDFFRTMENASGEDLGWFWRAWFINNWRFDQGVTTVKYLKNDPAKGAIITIENLEQMVLPVVLDIKTKSGKITRVNLPVEIWQKNKQWSFKQNTTEEIESIILDPDHVFPDYNVSNNIWSSATGTIEKDIILDGYLGTYSNSKAPIKIVMTEKANTISVDITGYPKFTLASVGKDLFESKAAGLKFQFNEKLSGFDMILNDGQKIPFTKDK
- a CDS encoding choice-of-anchor I family protein, whose translation is MKNFGISVLTALFILTSCEKDTVEGSDNQEMEVNEDAATFAEIGSITIGGEGAAEISAYDETTKKLFTVNNSGTNQIDVVDLTDPTNPKKLTAISLATYNGASNSVATYGGKLAVALESTIDKQANGKVVVFNTADNTLVKEITVGALPDMVAFSPDGKWLMSANEGEPNADYTVDPEGSISIIDMANNYAVTTLNFAGFESQLAILRTKGFRISKTAKSFAADIEPEYITISADSKTAWVTLQENNGVAKVDLTSKTISAIFGLGYKDFNSTANGIDISDKDGSIVFNSWKVKGMFMPDAITSYAVNGTPYFITANEGDAREYGSYADVKRLAKMTFDPTAFPDAASFKADDKMGRLNLISTEGDIDGDGDLDELICFGARSFTIWNGNTGSLVFDSKNDIDKRSNDFGTYDDGRSDDKGSEPESVVVAKMGSKNILFVGLERADTVVVYDITNPSAPIYLQTIKTGDAPEGLLFIPASKSPTKRSLLVVSSEGDGQVKLFQPNLK